A stretch of the Ptiloglossa arizonensis isolate GNS036 chromosome 1, iyPtiAriz1_principal, whole genome shotgun sequence genome encodes the following:
- the LOC143154417 gene encoding pseudouridine-5'-phosphatase, protein MSETQYKNVTHCIFDMDGLLLDTETLYSEAFNRITNRYGKQFTWEHKTKIMGMKTTEIAQIIVEMLSLPLTAEEFQNEIAKIYREIFPSANLMPGAEQLLKHLKHYNIPFALATGSTKENFELKTQRWTGVFNLFHHKVLGGSDPDIVHGKPAPDIFLVAAKRFPDNPDPSKCLVFEDAPNGVKAALNAGMQVIMVPDPMLPKHYIENPSLIINSLEEFHPEMFGLPPYNT, encoded by the exons atgtCTGAGACtcaatataaaaatgttacgcATTGTATTTTTGATATGGACGGATTATTACTTG ATACAGAAACACTTTACTCTGAAGCTTTTAATCGTATTACAAATCGCTATGGAAAGCAATTTACATGGGaacataaaacaaaaataatgggTATGAAAACCACTGAAATTGCACAAATTATAGTTGAAATGTTATCTTTACCTTTAACAGCAGAAGAATTTCAAAATGAAATAGctaaaatatacagagaaataTTTCCTTCTGCCAATCTAATGCcag GTGCCGAACAGCTTTTAAAACATCTGAAGCATTATAATATTCCATTTGCATTAGCAACAGGTTCAactaaagaaaattttgaattgaaaACTCAAAGATGGACAGgggtatttaatttatttcatcaTAAAGTACTTGGTGGTTCTGATCCTGATATTGTTCATGGTAAACCAGCACCAGACATATTTTTAGTTGCTGCAAAGCGTTTTCCTGATAATCCTGATCCCTCAAAG TGTCTTGTGTTTGAAGATGCTCCGAATGGAGTAAAAGCTGCTCTTAATGCTGGAATGCAAGTTATTATGGTGCCAGATCCAATGTTACCAAAACATTATATTGAAAATCCATCATTAATAATAAACAGCCTTGAAGAATTTCACCCTGAAATGTTTGGTTTACCACCGTATAATACATAA